The window ATGTACTGCTCTTAAAACAAATCTATTGTTATGGTTTGGATGacattaaaatttttatatGTAACTCAAATCAAACCTGTTGTCATGTTGTTTCAGTGTGTGGACAGGCTGATGTTATCACAACAGTTCGAGTGAAGGAGGGAGGTGTCCTAAATCTACATCCAGGAGTTGATCTGAAGGGAGACTTTCAAATACTGTGGTCTTATGAAGGTGGCAATCAAAGCAATCGGGTCGCACAGATATATCAAGGGAGAATTTACACCCATTATGATGAGAGATTCGCCGGCAGAGTGCAGATAGACCAAACGACTGGAGTTCTGACCATCTCAAACATCAGGAGCAACGAAACTGGACTTTTTGAAGCATTCATTGTTATTAACAGACTGATCTCAACGCGGCAGTTCAACATTGATGTATATGgtaagttttagttttaataaataaacaacgcTAATGTAAGAAGTGTCATACTGGCATATTAAATGTGTTTCCTCTTGTCCTAAAGCACCAGTCTCGTCAGTTACTGTGCAACAATCTACACTAATATACTCGGCTAATGGTTCAGAGCAGGGTGAGACCTACTTCATGTATTTTGTATAGTCTGAGACCAATAGACAGTTTTGAGCACATAAGTTGAGTCTATAAATTCAAGACTAAATAAAGGCTGTTTTGCCTGTGAACTGTCAACAGGTGCACCTCAGACGAGCAACACCAGCAGCACCAACCAGACCAGAGAGCTTTACCCTCCAATacaaggtttaaaaaaataccAAGAAGCTTCCTGCCACAATAACCTCTGTGCAGCTTCAGTCTCTACAAACAAAGACATGAGATGACAGATGTTTCTAAATAAGTCTCTTCTGTTTCAGACTGTGCAGAGCGTTGTGGCGTCACTGAGGCTCTGATTCGACTGGTTTTGTCTGGTCTGGTGGGAATCGCCACGGTTTTCTTTCTGGTCGAGAGTCTGATGATCTGTTCATCTCAGAGAATAGATTCCTCTGTGTGATCAGGATACGTTCATTAAATGTCACACAGTACATTTGTTTTAACATTTCCATGAGGATATTGCCAATTGATATAAGCACCCtgcatcttgaaaaaaaaaaatgctgatttgggAAAAAAAGGCCTAATATTACTTAATTTGATGAGTTTTGAGTTCAAAAATATCAATCCACcacacatacattttaattttaatgataaAAAGATGTATTCAAAATGCATGATTTACCTTACAATCTGCAAAGAATTGGAAAAATATGTTTAACTACTTAAAGTAGTTTATAaactatatttataaaaaataagctttttcaCAATATGTGTATTTTTTGCTGTTATCAGAAAACAACAGGATCATGTTTACATTTCCTTCTGTCACTTCCCATACTTCTAACTTTAAAATCATATAATTTCATGCATGTGAAAGTCAACTGAGAATTGAACAGACAGTTTTAACCTGGCTCAGAGGAAGAGAGaatcgtgtttttttttttttttttttgctgattaAGGG of the Megalobrama amblycephala isolate DHTTF-2021 linkage group LG24, ASM1881202v1, whole genome shotgun sequence genome contains:
- the LOC125260212 gene encoding uncharacterized protein LOC125260212 isoform X2 encodes the protein MWVFIVFFTSVEVCGQADVITTVRVKEGGVLNLHPGVDLKGDFQILWSYEGGNQSNRVAQIYQGRIYTHYDERFAGRVQIDQTTGVLTISNIRSNETGLFEAFIVINRLISTRQFNIDVYGAPQTSNTSSTNQTRELYPPIQDCAERCGVTEALIRLVLSGLVGIATVFFLVESLMICSSQRIDSSV
- the LOC125260212 gene encoding uncharacterized protein LOC125260212 isoform X1 → MWVFIVFFTSVEVCGQADVITTVRVKEGGVLNLHPGVDLKGDFQILWSYEGGNQSNRVAQIYQGRIYTHYDERFAGRVQIDQTTGVLTISNIRSNETGLFEAFIVINRLISTRQFNIDVYAPVSSVTVQQSTLIYSANGSEQGAPQTSNTSSTNQTRELYPPIQDCAERCGVTEALIRLVLSGLVGIATVFFLVESLMICSSQRIDSSV